A region of Zootoca vivipara chromosome 15, rZooViv1.1, whole genome shotgun sequence DNA encodes the following proteins:
- the RHBDD2 gene encoding rhomboid domain-containing protein 2: protein MERLPVATCLTVLLSFLASGPSLLRWGAGRGLPGDLSSAFSLRPEAVLEGQVYRLVTYICVYEDVISLVCGAIIIWYFAGSFEKTVGTVRHCFLTVAFAVSLALLYLMLWAAVSRLWEVADTKGFVPVAFAMLAASVARSRMRRTLLFGANIHVALVPWVLICVAWLILSSSLLGNICGLLIGDIYGYGYCFGADLPESTVSRLDKKFPFRLLKGIPGMKYVPGSIAERRASHSRKLNPPPGSYPTQSYHSSSPPSLLAVHMQHPSTRPPGSQPQCMPSPVLNQCTGALGGSCIQHHFQSPPGSISQHFSGSDSGVPKRTDCSSVPHAPEFPAAGAASESAELCRVHVG from the exons ATGGAGCGGCTGCCGGTGGCGACTTGCCTGACGgtgctgctctccttcctggcctcTGGGCCGAGCCTGCTGcggtggggggcggggcggggcctgCCGGGAGACCTTTCTTCGGCCTTTTCGCTGCGCCCCGAGGCGGTGCTGGAGGGACAGG TATATAGGCTGGTGACCTACATCTGTGTATATGAAGATGTGATCTCCTTGGTATGTGGCGCCATCATCATTTGGTACTTCGCCGGCAGCTTTGAGAAGACTGTGGGCACTGTGAGACACTGCTTCCTCACTGTGGCCTTTGCCGTTTCCTTAGCTCTGCTCTACCTGATGCTCTGGGCTGCCGTTTCCAGGCTCTGGGAAGTGGCAGATACCAAAGGCTTTGTGCCTGTGgcttttgccatgctggctgcatcTGTTGCCCGCTCCCGAATGAGGAGGACACTGCTGTTTGGGGCCAACATCCATGTGGCACTGGTGCCTTGGGTCCTGATTTGCGTGGCTTGGCTTATTCTAAGTTCCTCTCTCCTAGGGAACATCTGCGGCCTCTTAATTGGAGACATCT ATGGTTACGGCTACTGCTTCGGTGCAGATCTCCCCGAATCAACAGTCTCTCGTCTGGATAAAAAGTTCCCTTTCCGTCTGCTGAAGGGGATACCAGGAATGAAGTATGTTCCAGGGTCTATAGCAGAGAGAAGGGCTTCTCATAGCAGGAA GCTAAACCCACCACCTGGTTCTTACCCCACTCAGAGCTATCacagctcctctcctccctccttgcttGCTGTTCATATGCAACACCCCAGTACACGCCCTCCTGGATCTCAGCCACAGTGCATGCCCAGTCCTGTGCTGAATCAGTGCACTGGTGCCCTTGGAGGGTCATGCATCCAGCACCATTTCCAATCTCCGCCAGGATCCATCTCGcagcatttcagtgggtctgactCAGGGGTACCCAAGAGGACAGATTGCTCCAGTGTCCCCCATGCACCTGAGTTTCCAGCTGCAGGAGCAGCGTCAGAATCTGCAGAGCTTTGCCGAGTTCATGTAGGGTGA
- the LOC118096984 gene encoding ribonuclease pancreatic has product MASRIAPLLGLFLLAISTTSVSHAQSSKAFQRKHVTFLDHIDHNQCNSEMRNKRISQTDTGCKRLNTFIHAPEQVVDQACTSGEPYVIRNQEYKKSPQKFRITNCRLSQEHGNDCEYVAEASSLRYIVVACDQNGRPVHLERTLTDAAAGKPGDKQPSLNPTKKPSNSASVISAHWIRGQGCLCMGRLGGVLLFLSFVLFWCL; this is encoded by the coding sequence ATGGCTTCAAGGATCGCACCTCTGCTGGGCCTGTTCCTCCTCGCCATCTCCACCACCAGCGTCTCGCATGCTCAAAGCTCAAAGGCCTTCCAGAGGAAGCACGTCACGTTCCTGGATCACATAGACCACAACCAATGCAACAGTGAGATGCGGAACAAGCGGATCTCCCAGACCGACACCGGGTGCAAGCGGCTCAACACTTTCATCCATGCTCCCGAGCAAGTCGTCGACCAAGCATGCACGTCGGGGGAGCCATACGTGATCCGAAACCAGGAATACAAAAAGAGCCCCCAAAAGTTCCGCATCACAAACTGCAGGCTCTCTCAGGAACACGGGAACGACTGTGAATACGTGGCGGAAGCTAGCAGCTTGAGATACATTGTTGTGGCTTGCGACCAAAATGGCCGGCCGGTCCATCTGGAGAGGACGCTCACCGATGCAGCTGCCGGAAAGCCAGGCGACAAGCAGCCGAGTTTGAACCCAACCAAGAAACCATCTAATTCTGCAAGTGTAATAAGTGCCCATTGGATTCGAGGGCAGGGATGTTTGTGCATGGGGCGTTTGGGGGGAGTGCTGCTGTTTCTTTCCTTTGTCCTCTTCTGGTGCCTTTAA